The Mercurialis annua linkage group LG8, ddMerAnnu1.2, whole genome shotgun sequence genome window below encodes:
- the LOC126660485 gene encoding chloride channel protein CLC-c, with translation MDQSGDVHEHEHGQHDIEIDGSFGEDKEFNSMKEPFLVKNRKNNTSQIAIVGANVCPIESLDYEIIENDLFKQDWRSRKKVEIYQYVFLKWTLALLIGLGTGLIGLFNNLAVENIAGFKLLWTNSLMLREKYYQAFVAYAGSNLILAIAAGALCAYIAPAAAGSGIPEVKAYLNGVDAPSILAPSTFFVKIFGSILGVAAGFVVGKEGPMVHTGACIAALLGQGGSRKYHLTWKWLRYFKNDRDRRDLVTCGAAAGVAAAFRAPVGGVLFALEEAASWWRSALLWRTFFTTAVVAVVLRAFMGLCQNGGCGLFGEGGLIMFDVNSAKATYNTADLLAVIFLGVIGGVFGGLYNYFVDKVLRTYSIINEKGPLFKILLVIIISLLTSCCSYGLPWLAPCLPCPSHLTEDCPAHGRSGNYKNFQCPPHHYNDLASLFFNTNDDAIRNLFSPSSEKEFQVSTLLVFFVAMYFLGIITYGIAVPSGLFIPVILAGASYGRLVGRLLGPLSSLDVSLFSLLGAASFLGGTMRMTVSLCVILLELTNDLLLLPLMMLVLVISKTVADGFNKGVYDQIVKMKGLPYMEAHAEPYMRQLVAGDAVSAPLVSFCGVEQVGNILHALKTTGHNGFPVIDEPPFSDAPELCGLVLRSHLLVLLKGKKFTNRRVLSASGILKTFKAHDFAKAGSGKGVKLEDLDFTEEETEMYIDLHPITNTSPYTVLETMSLAKAAILFRELGLRHLCVVPKTPGRPPIIGILTRHDFVPEHILGLYPHINPHK, from the exons atggatcAAAGTGGAGATGTTCATGAACATGAACATGGGCAGCATGATATAGAAATTGATGGATCCTTTGGAGAAGATAAAGAATTTAATTCAATGAAGGAGCCATTTTTGGTTAAGAATAGGAAGAATAATACTTCCCAAATTGCCATTGTTGGTGCTAATGTTTGCCCAATTGAGTCCCTTGATTATGA GATAATTGAGAATGATCTGTTTAAACAAGATTGGAGATCTAGAAAGAAGGTTGAGATATATCAATATGTTTTCCTCAAATGGACGCTCGCGCTCCTTATTGGATTGGGTACAGGGCTCATTGGCTTGTTCAATAACCTTGCTGTCGAGAATATAGCCGGTTTCAAACTTCTGTGGACTAACAGTCTCATGTTGAGGGAAAA GTATTATCAGGCCTTTGTAGCTTATGCTGGCTCCAACTTAATTCTGGCCATTGCTGCTGGAGCTCTCTGTGCTTATATTGCTCCGGCTGCAGCAGGTTCTGGAATTCCAGAGGTTAAAGCGTACCTAAATGGTGTAGATGCTCCTTCTATTCTGGCTCCAAGTACTTTTTTCGTAAAG ATTTTTGGATCTATTTTGGGAGTCGCTGCTGGATTTGTTGTTGGCAAGGAAGGTCCTATGGTACATACGGGTGCTTGCATTGCTGCCTTACTTGGACAAGGTGGCTCTCGCAAATATCATCTGACATGGAAATGGCTGAGATATTTCAAAAATGACAGAGATCGGCGAGACTTGGTCACTTGTGGTGCTGCTGCTGGTGTAGCAGCTGCCTTTCGTGCTCCTGTTGGCGGGGTTCTCTTTGCCCTTGAAGAAGCTGCTTCATG GTGGAGAAGTGCTCTTCTCTGGAGGACTTTCTTTACAACAGCTGTGGTAGCAGTGGTGTTGAGAGCTTTTATGGGTCTTTGCCAGAATGGAGGATGTGGGCTATTTGGGGAAGGAGGTCTGATCATGTTTGATGTTAATTCAGCAAAAGCCACTTACAACACAGCAGATCTTCTGGCAGTTATTTTCCTTGGAGTGATCGGCGGCGTTTTTGGAGgcttatataattattttgtcgaCAAGGTCCTTCGCACTTACAGTATCATCAATGA GAAGGGTCCATTATTCAAGATCCTGCTTGTCATCATTATTTCCCTTTTGACATCATGTTGCTCTTATGGTCTCCCATGGCTTGCACCGTGCCTTCCGTGCCCCTCTCACCTGACGGAAGATTGCCCTGCTCATGGTCGCTCGGGTAACTACAAAAATTTCCAGTGTCCGCCACACCACTACAACGACTTGGCTTCTCTCTTTTTCAACACCAATGATGATGCTATAAGGAATTTATTCTCACCGAGTAGTGAAAAGGAATTTCAGGTCTCCACACTTCTGGTCTTTTTTGTGGCTATGTACTTCCTTGGGATCATTACTTATGGCATTGCCGTTCCATCGGGACTTTTCATCCCTGTAATTCTTGCCGGGGCCTCATATGGTCGCCTTGTTGGGAGGCTTCTCGGGCCTCTATCTAGTCTTGATGTCAGTCTCTTTTCTCTCCTCGGAGCTGCCTCCTTCCTTGGTGGCACTATGAGGATGACGGTCTCTCTCTGCGTTATACTTCTTGAACTTACTAACGATCTCTTGCTGCTTCCATTGATGATGCTAGTTCTCGTAATCTCAAAAACCGTGGCTGATGGTTTTAACAAGGGTGTATATGATCAAATCGTGAAAATGAAAGGATTACCCTATATGGAAGCTCATGCCGAACCCTACATGAGGCAGTTGGTCGCAGGTGATGCTGTGTCAGCTCCGTTAGTTTCATTTTGCGGAGTAGAACAAGTAGGCAACATATTACATGCTTTGAAGACAACGGGTCATAATGGATTTCCTGTTATTGATGAGCCTCCTTTTTCTGATGCTCCGGAGTTATGCGGGCTCGTTTTGAGGTCGCATCTGCTCGTATTGCTTAAAggtaaaaagtttacaaatcgAAGGGTGTTGTCTGCATCGGGAATTTTGAAGACGTTTAAAGCCCACGACTTTGCAAAGGCGGGATCTGGCAAGGGGGTCAAATTGGAGGATTTGGATTTCACAGAAGAGGAGACGGAGATGTACATTGATCTCCATCCCATCACTAATACATCTCCATACACCGTACTTGAAACAATGTCTCTTGCAAAAGCCGCTATTCTCTTCCGAGAACTCGGCCTAAGACACTTGTGTGTGGTGCCGAAAACACCAGGG AGGCCTCCTATTATCGGAATCCTGACGCGTCATGATTTCGTGCCGGAGCACATACTCGGACTTTATCCGCATATCAACCCTCACAAGTAA